Genomic DNA from Candidatus Tanganyikabacteria bacterium:
CGTTCTTGGGATCGGCCGGGTCGCCGTTCTTGCCGTTCCAGCCCCAGGCGTCGGTGAAGATCAGGTTGCCCTTCGAATCGAAGGTGATCCCGCGGACGCCCGCCAGCTGAGCGCCGGTGATGGTTCCGGTGCGGCGCGCCGGCGGCGCGTTGGACTGGTCGGCCTTGTCGCTGCCGTTGTAGCCGTTTAGGCACTGGCCCTGGCCGTCGATGCAGACCGGATCTCCCACGATGTCGTAGAGGTTGCCCCTGGTCATCGCGACGCCGAAGGACGTGCCGGTCTTTAGCGCCAGCGCCCGGATGCGCATGTTGAATACGTCGGCGATGTACAGGTTGCCGTCGGGGCCCACGGCCACGGTGCGCGGCCAGTTGAGCTTGCTCTTGGCGCCCTCGAGGCCGTTGCCCGAGTATCCGGCGGTGCCGGTGCCGGCCACCGTGGTGATGATGCCGTTCTTGTCGATCTTGCGGACGCGGTGGCCGCCCTCTTCGGACACGTACACGTTGCCGTCGGCGTCCATCGCGAGGCCCTTGGGGGTGTCGAACGTGGCTTGCAGGGCGCGGCCGTTGTCGCCGGCGCCGCCCTGGTTGCCGGTGCCCGCGTACGTCACGCCGGCCACGATGCGGTAGCCGAGCATCTGCGCCCAGGCGTCGCCCAGGCCCTGCGTGTTGGAGCCGATAGCGACGGTGTAGCCGCGGTTCATCAAGCCGATGTCGCCGATGCGCAGGCTGGGCGTGGCGATCTCGCCGGCCAGGAGGGCCTTCTCGGTGCGCGTGGCGAGATCGGGCAGGGCGGCGAGGTCGTACTTCGCCATCGACTTCTTGTCGACATTGGCGCGTTCGCGCAGGAACTCGGTGACGATCGTCGTCGCGAGCGAGACGTTGACTTCGTTCTTGCCCTTTTGCGGGACGGTGAAGCCGACCTCGCGGCGATCCTCGGCGAGCACGACATTGACGATGACCGGCGTGTCGGTCGGCACCGCGTCGGCGATGGTGTACACGCCCAGCTTGTCGGTCTTGGTCGTGACGATGTCGCCGTCGGAGTTCTTGAAGAAGCGGCCGGACGGGTCGGTCAGGTAGACCACGGCATCTTCGATGCGCGCCTCGCCAGGCAGGCCCAGGATGCGGAAGCCGGCGGAGTTGTTGCCGACCAGGCCTGCCGAGTTGTTGCCCACCAGGCCCGCGGAATTGTTGCCGACCAGGCCCGCCGAGTTGTTGCCGACGAGGCTGGCCGGACCGATCGCGAACCCGGTGATGAGCGCCAGGGACTCGGTGCCCAGCGCGCGGCGGGTGGCGGTGGTCGGATCGCCGGTGTCGCCGGTGCCCAGGCCGCCCGACCCGTTGCCGTTGACCCGGGGCAGGACGGGCAAGAACTGGCACCCGCTGAGCGCCACCGCCGCAGCGAGGATGAAGGTCGCGAGGAGACCTTTCTTAACACTCGCCATACCTTTAATATACCCCTCCTTCGGGGAGGCCTTGTGTTAAATAACCGTCACCGTTTTAACACGGGCTCCCTGGTCGGGGAGCCCGCCAACAGGCGCTTTACGTCTTCAATCGCTTCGGAGACCGCGATTTCGCTCGATTCTCCCGTGCCGCGGAGCCGGATCTCGACCTTCCCGTCCGCGAAGCTCCTCCCGACCGTCAAGCGAAGCGGGAAGCCGATCAGGTCGGCGTCTTTAAACTTGAAGCCGGCGCGCTCGTCCCGATCGTCGACGACCGCCTCGATCCCGGCCGCGAGCAGGCCTTGGTAGAGATCCGTCGCGCCGCGCAGCAGGTCGGGATCCTGGGCGTTGACCGGGACGACGACGGCCTGGTAGGGGGCCAGGGCCGGCGGCCAGAGGATGCCGTCCGAGTCGTGATGCCGCTCCACGACCGTCTGAAGTGTCCGCGTGAGACCGATGGATAGATGGAGATCGCCCTGGGCGAAGGCCAGTTCGGTCCCCGGGGAGATCGTCAGGGAGCCCCCGTCGCACTGCGGGCAGGGATCGCCGCTCCCCGCCAGGTCCAGGTCGGCCCATTCGGCCGGCGTGAACCCGTCGTCGCCCCAGTTGGCGTTCACCCAGTGCATGTCGGGTTCGCCCGCCCCCGTCGAGAAGTTGCCCAGATCCGAGATGCGGTGGTCCGCGACGACGCGCAAGCCCGCCGGCAGCGAGAACGGCCCCACGAAGCCGGGCGGCACGCCCGTCCATTCGAGGACCTCGGCCTCGGTGGCCGGTTCGACCGCCTCGCGTCCCAGGTGGCGGGCGAGTTTCGCCAGGTTGACCTGGCGATCGCCCCGCACGAGCGCGACCACGGGTTCTCCGGCATTGACCACGAGGGTCTTGACGATCTGACTTGCCGGGAGGTTCAGCAACTCGGCCTGCTCGGCGACGGTGCGGATTCCCGGCGTGGGTACCTTGCGGCGCGGGTGGCGCGGCTCCGGCGCCGCGGGCAAATGGCGGGAGCGGGCCGCGGGCGACGTCGCGGCGTAGCGGCAGGTGCCGCAGCAGACGGTGATGCGGTCTTCGGTCGGAGAGGAGCGCTCGAAGACCCAGGAGAAGCCATCGAACGTCTCGCAGCGCCGCACCTCCAGGCCACAGCGGGCGAACACGGCGTCGGCGACGCCGGCCAAAGCCGGCGCCGCGGCCGAATCGGCAAAGCGCCAGACGTCGGCGGCGAGGTAATCGGCAGCGCGGACCAGGCCGCCGCGCGGCCTGGGATCCTCGCAGCGGCGCTGGGCGATCTGGAACAGCGTCAACGGCAGTTGCTTGTCGCTGCGGATGCTCTCGCGCAAGGCCTCGGCCGTGCCGAAGGCCACTTCCTGGGCGCCCAGCAACGCCAGTTCCGCCCGCACGAGGGCTTCGAGCCTGCGCAAGACGCGCAGGCCAAGCGGCAGCAGCGTACCGGCGCGCAGGAAACCGGCGCGGACCAGCAACTGGTGCCCGGGCGTGTCGGCGTCCGACGGCGTCTCCCGCTGGGTGCGGACCAGCAGCCCCGACAGGAGGGACACTAGTACGCCTTGGCGAAGATTGCCCGGCGATCGGTCGCCTTGCCGGTGAAGAGGCACTTCCCGGGCTTTGGCTCCTGGTCAAGGGGGATGCAGCGCACGGTGACCTTGAGCCTGGCCAGTTCGTCGGCGATGGCCGGATCGTCCACGAAGGGGGCGATGGCGAAGCCGCCGTGGATCTCGGGCTTCTCGGCATTCTGCGGGGTGAAGAAGGCCTCGAACTCGGCGCGGTCAGTGATTTCCCGGGTGTTCTCGGTGCGAAACCGCAGCGCCCGGTCGAAGAGCCCTTGCTGGATCTCGTCGAGCAACGCGGTCGCGCCGGCCAAGAACTCGGCGCGCGGTAGCGACTGCTTGTCCCTGGGCTCGCGGTCGCGGCGGCCCATGAAGACCGAATCGGCCGCGACGTCGCGGGGCCCTATCTCGATGCGGACGGGCACGCCGCGCTTGATGTGGAACCACGCCTTTTCGCCGCCCCGCATGTCGCGATCGTCGAGTTCGACCTGCAACCGGCCATCGGCATAGGGCTTGGCCTGCAACTCCGCTTGCAGCGTGCGGCAGTACTCCAGCACGGTGGTGCGTTCCTCGTCGTTGCGATAGATCGGCAGGATGACGATTTGCCGCGCGGCGAGCCTCGGCGGCAGCACCAGGCCGTCGTCGTCGCCGTGCGCCATGATCAGCGCCCCCACCAGGCGGGTTGACACGCCCCACGACGTGGTCCAGGCGTACTCCTCGATGCCCTCCTTGTTGAGGAACTTGATCTCGGAGGCCTTCGCGAAGTTCTGGCCCAGGAAGTGCGACGTGCCGGCCTGCAGGGCCTTGCGATCCTGCATCATCGCCTCGATCGCGTAGGTGTCCACCGCGCCGGGGAAGCGTTCCCACGAGCACTTCTCGCCCTTGACGACCGGCATGGCCATGTAGTCCTGGGCGAAGGCCGCGTAGACGTCGAGCATGCGCATCGTCTCCTCGCGGGCTTCGGCCTCGGAGGCGTGGGCCGTGTGGCCTTCCTGCCACAGGAACTCGGCCGTGCGCAAAAACAGGCGCGTGCGCAGTTCCCACCGGACGACGTTGGCCCACTGGTTGATGAGCAACGGCAGGTCGCGGTAGCTCTGCGTCCACTTGGCGAACATCGCGCCGATGATGGTCTCGCTGGTGGGGCGGACGACCAGGGGCTCCTCGAGTTCGCCCGCCGGCCGCAGGCCGCCGCCCGGCTTGGGTTCCAGCCGGTGGTGGGTGACGACCGCGCATTCCTTGGCGAAGCCCTCGACGTGCTCGGCTTCCTTCTCGAAGAACGAGAGCGGGATGAAGAGCGGGAAGTACGCGTTGACGTGCCCGGTCTCCTTGAACATGCGGTCGAGCACCCGCTGCATGTTCTCCCAGAGCGCGTAGCCCCAGGGCTTGATGACCATGCAGCCGCGCACCGGCGAGGTCTCCGCCATGTCCGCGGCCTTGATGACCTGCTGGTACCACTCGGGGTAGTCGTCCTGGCGCGTGGGCGAGATCGCGTACTCGCGCGCCTTGGCGGGCTTGGTCTGCTGTTGCATGGCTGGGCCTCCTGAGGTTCTAGGAGGCTACCTTGATCGCGGGCTCAGCGCCAGTCGAAGCCCCAGCCGCCGATCGGCATGGCGCTGGTCGAGAGCATGTGGAA
This window encodes:
- a CDS encoding proline--tRNA ligase, with protein sequence MQQQTKPAKAREYAISPTRQDDYPEWYQQVIKAADMAETSPVRGCMVIKPWGYALWENMQRVLDRMFKETGHVNAYFPLFIPLSFFEKEAEHVEGFAKECAVVTHHRLEPKPGGGLRPAGELEEPLVVRPTSETIIGAMFAKWTQSYRDLPLLINQWANVVRWELRTRLFLRTAEFLWQEGHTAHASEAEAREETMRMLDVYAAFAQDYMAMPVVKGEKCSWERFPGAVDTYAIEAMMQDRKALQAGTSHFLGQNFAKASEIKFLNKEGIEEYAWTTSWGVSTRLVGALIMAHGDDDGLVLPPRLAARQIVILPIYRNDEERTTVLEYCRTLQAELQAKPYADGRLQVELDDRDMRGGEKAWFHIKRGVPVRIEIGPRDVAADSVFMGRRDREPRDKQSLPRAEFLAGATALLDEIQQGLFDRALRFRTENTREITDRAEFEAFFTPQNAEKPEIHGGFAIAPFVDDPAIADELARLKVTVRCIPLDQEPKPGKCLFTGKATDRRAIFAKAY